TCACCGAGCTGATCACCAACCAGTTGTTGGCCCGTCGCCAGAACGTGCGAACGAGTCCGTAACCGGGTCGAACGCGCATCGGATCGGAGGAGGACTGCCATGCGCCGGTACCGTACCGTGATCGTCCGCAAGGGGCCGGGTGGCTGGGGAGGTCCCCTGCGGATCACCCCGTCCGACGAGCGGAATGTCATCGCCTCCGTCACGGGTGGGGGCATCCACCCGGTGGCGCAACAGATCGCCGAGCTGACGGGAGCCGACGTCGTGGACGCCTTCAACAACCCGGTCCCCACCGACAAGATGGCGTGTGTGGTCATCGACTGCGGCGGCACCGCGCGATGCGGCGTCTATCCGCGGATGGGGGTCCTCACGGTCGACGTCACCCCGACCTTCCCGTCCGGGCCGTTGATGCAATACATCCGCGAGGACAACTTCGTCTCCGGCGTGACGGCGGAATGCGTGGAATTGGCGGAAGAGGCGGGCGTCCCCACCCAGACCCGAGAGCCGGCGCCCGCGCCCGCCATGGCAGCCCCCACGGCCACCCATGCGGCCGTCGCGCACCCGCCGGCTCCCGTGGCCCGACCCGCGGGCGGCTCGGACAACCCGCTCACGCGCACCGGGCGGGCCGTGGGGGGCGTGGTGGGGATCTTCTACCAGGCCGGCCGGGAGACCATCGAACAAGTCCTGCGCAACATCATCCCCTTCATGGCCTTCGTCTCGACCCTCGTGGGCATCATCCCGGCATCGGGCCTCGGCAACCTCATCGCCGCCGGCATCAAACCCCTGGCGGGCACCCTTCCTGGACTGCTGCTCATCTCCCTGGTATGCAGCCTTCCCTTCCTGTCCCCCGTGCTGGGACCCGGTGCGGTGGTCGCCCAAGTCGTCGGGACCCTGGTCGGCGTGGAGATCGGACGGGGCAACATCCCGCCCCAGCTCGCCCTGCCCGCCCTCTTTGCCATCAATCCCCAGGTGGGGTGCGACTTCGTGCCCGTTGGACTCACGCTGGGCGAGGCCAAACCGGAGACCATCGAGGTCGGCGTACCGGCGGTGCTCATCTCCCGGCTGTTCACCGGCCCGGCCGCGGTCGTCATCGCCTACCTGGCGAGCTTTGGCCTCTACCGCTGATGTCGGCACGTCCTTGCGCTCAATTCGGCACGTCCAGACGCCAACCTGGGACAGGTGGGAGAGCGCGATGACCGTGTTCGAGAGCCGCGTCCTCGAGCTCGGACCCGAAGCGGAAGAGCTGATCGCCGCAGGCTTCCTGATCCTCTTCGGGCCGTCGGCTCCGCCCGAACTGCGGCAAGTCGCCGTGATCCACGAGCCCCGGCACCACCGGGCCCCCCTCGAACCGGGTCAGCACCTGTGGGTCGGGCCGAACCGGTACACCATCACAGCGGTCGGGTCGATGGCCAACCAGAACCTGCAGAACCTGGGACACGTGGTGATCAAGTTCAACGGACGAACCGAACCCGAGCTCCCCGGCGACGTGTGCGTGGAGACCTGGCCGACGCCCGCCGTACGACCGGGCATGTGGATCCGCGTCGAGAGGGTGGCCTCGATCCCGGCGACAACGGAAGGGGGGCGCGAAGGTGCTGAACATCAACCGGCACCTTGACGACCGTGAACGAGTCGGCGCACCCATTCGCGTCGGCCTGGTCGGGGCGGGTCAGATGGGCATGGCCTTCGCCGCCCAGGTGGGGCGGATGCGCGGCATGCGCCTGCTGGCCGTGTGCGATCTCGATCCGGCACGGGCTGCCGATGCCCTGGTCGCCGCGGGATGGGCGCGGGACCGGATCGTCGATCTGGACGCGGGACCATCCCCTGACGGCGAACGACCGGGTGTGACGGTGGCTGCAGAGCGCCTGCTCGAACGCCCGCTCGACGCCGTCGTGGAGGCCACGGGCGATCCCGAGGCGGGTGCGCGGGTGGCGGACGCCGCGATCGCCGCGGGGTTGCACGTGGTGATGCTCAACGCCGAGGCCGATGCGACGGTAGGCCCATGGCTCGCGTACCAGGCCGCGCAACGGGGCGTCGTGTACACCGGGTCCGCCGGTGACGAGCCGGGTGCGACCAAGGAGCTCTACGATTTCTGCGATGCATTGGGCTTCGAGGTGCTCGTCGCGGGGAAGGGGAAGAACAACCCCCTCGACCCCTTTGCCACCCCGCAGAGCGTCCGCGCCGAAGCCGTGCGCCGCGGGATGAACCCGAAGATGCTGGCGTCCTTTGTCGACGGAACGAAGACGATGGTGGAGATGACGTGCCTCGCCAACGCCACCGGCCTGGTCCCGGATGTCCCCGGCATGCACGGCGTCGAAGCCGACCTCGACACCGTGGTCGATCGACTCCGCCTCGTCAGCGAAGGCGGCGTGCTGAACCGGTACGGCGTGGTCGAGTACGTCCGAGGCTTGGCACCGGGCGTGTTCGTCATCTTCCGGGCACAGCACCCGATATCCCTGGAAACCCTCCGGTACGTCCGCCTGGGCCAGGGCCCCAACTTCGTGCTCTACCGCCCGTACCACCTGACCAGCGTGGAAACGCCCTTGTCCGTGGCGCGTGCCGCGATCTATGGGGAACCCACCATCGCGCCGCTCGGCGCCCCGGTGGCGGAGACCGTCGCCGTGGCCAAACGCGACCTTCACCCCGGCGATCGCCTCGATGGTCTGGGGGGGACGACCGTATACGGCCTCTGCATCGAAGCGGAACGCGCTCGCCGCGACCAGCTGCTCCCTGTGGGGCTGGCGCTCCCAGGGACCCGCGTCGCACGTCGCGTGCGGAAGGGGGAGGTGTTGACGTACGGGGACGTCGAATGGCCCAGCGAAGAACCGGTCGTCCTCACCTTGCGCAGACGGCAGGACCAGCACTTCGCAGCCATGGGGCCCGATGCGCACCGTGTTCCGAGTCGCACATCACCTCCTGAGGAGTGAAGGGCATGGGTGTGATCCAGTACATCCTCGATCTCGGCGCCTCCGTGATGCTTCCCATCATCATCTTGCTCTTGGGGGCAGCCTTTGGCCTCGGATGGGGACGATCCTTCCGGGCGGGTCTGACCATCGGCGTCGGTTTCGTCGGGATCGGCCTCGTCATCAACCTGCTGGTGGAGAACCTGGGACCGGCGGCCAAGGCCATGGTGGATCGGTTCGGCGTGCAGCTGGACGTGGTGGACGTCGGCTGGCCGGCGGCTGCCTCCATCGCCTTCGCGTCACAGGTGGGGGCGTTCGTCATCCCCATCGGGCTTGGGGTCAACATCCTGATGTTGCTCACGCGGACCACCCAGACGTTGAACGTCGACCTTTGGAACTATTGGCACTTCGCCTTCACGGGCGCCCTGGTGGCCGCCGCCACCGGAAGCCTGCCACTTGGCCTCATCGCGGCTGCGATCAATGCCGCCATCGTGCTGAAACTGGGCGATTGGTCTGCCCGCTCCGTCCAGGAGTTCTACGATGCACCCGGCATCTCGTTGCCCCACGGGTTCTCGGCGGCGTACGTGCCCATCGCCGTGCCGTTGAACGCCCTTCTCGACCGGATCCCCGGCATCCGATCCGTGGTCATCAGCCCGGAATCCATCCAGCGCCGGCTCGGCGTCATCGGGGATCCCCTGGTCCAGGGACTGGTCCTGGGCATCGCCCTCGGCTTGCTAGCCGGATACAACGCTCAGAAGACGTTGCAGTTGGGCATCACGATGGCCGCCGTCATGTTGCTGATGCCGCGGATGGTCCGCTTGCTCATGGAGGGGCTCATGCCGGTCTCCGAGGCCGCCCGGCAGTTCATGCAGCGGCGGTTCGCCCACCGGATGGTCTACATCGGGCTGGATTCGGCCATCGCCGTCGGACACCCGGCGGCCATCGCCACGTCCCTCATCCTGGTGCCGATCGCCATCGGGCTGGCGGTCATCATCCCTGGTAACCACGTCCTGCCCTTCGGGGATCTGGCCACCATCCCGTTCATGGTCGCCATGGTGATTCCCGTCGTCCGGGGCAACGTATTTCGATCGGTCATCATCGGTTCGGTGGTCCTGGCCGTCGGCCTGCTCATCGCCACGAACGTGGCGCCCCTGCACACCGAGGCTGCGATTGCCAGCGGCTTTCAGATGCCCGAGGGCGCGACGCTGATCTCCAGCATCTGCGACGGTGCCAATCCGCTGACGTGGGTTCTCCTGAAGTTGATGCAGTTGGTCTCGTAGCTTCGTGATACACTGGGATCGCATCCATCGGTGCCTTGCACGCCAGGGATGGCCGCGGTGACGGGGGGTCGGGTGATGCGGAAGAAGCGCGTCCTCGTCGTCTGTGGAACGGGCATCGCGACGTCGACGGTGGTGGCCGAGAAGGTGGCGAACGCCCTTCGCAGCCATGGCATCGATGCGGAGTTGATCCAGTGCAAGGTGACCGAGGTTCCCAACTATCTCAGCGACAC
The sequence above is drawn from the Thermaerobacter sp. FW80 genome and encodes:
- a CDS encoding PTS sugar transporter subunit IIB, encoding MTGGRVMRKKRVLVVCGTGIATSTVVAEKVANALRSHGIDAELIQCKVTEVPNYLSDTDLIVATTVVGDTRGVPVVPAVSLLTGVGEQEVIDKIVEALSTAQR
- a CDS encoding NAD(P)H-dependent oxidoreductase translates to MLNINRHLDDRERVGAPIRVGLVGAGQMGMAFAAQVGRMRGMRLLAVCDLDPARAADALVAAGWARDRIVDLDAGPSPDGERPGVTVAAERLLERPLDAVVEATGDPEAGARVADAAIAAGLHVVMLNAEADATVGPWLAYQAAQRGVVYTGSAGDEPGATKELYDFCDALGFEVLVAGKGKNNPLDPFATPQSVRAEAVRRGMNPKMLASFVDGTKTMVEMTCLANATGLVPDVPGMHGVEADLDTVVDRLRLVSEGGVLNRYGVVEYVRGLAPGVFVIFRAQHPISLETLRYVRLGQGPNFVLYRPYHLTSVETPLSVARAAIYGEPTIAPLGAPVAETVAVAKRDLHPGDRLDGLGGTTVYGLCIEAERARRDQLLPVGLALPGTRVARRVRKGEVLTYGDVEWPSEEPVVLTLRRRQDQHFAAMGPDAHRVPSRTSPPEE
- a CDS encoding PTS galactitol transporter subunit IIC, with the translated sequence MGVIQYILDLGASVMLPIIILLLGAAFGLGWGRSFRAGLTIGVGFVGIGLVINLLVENLGPAAKAMVDRFGVQLDVVDVGWPAAASIAFASQVGAFVIPIGLGVNILMLLTRTTQTLNVDLWNYWHFAFTGALVAAATGSLPLGLIAAAINAAIVLKLGDWSARSVQEFYDAPGISLPHGFSAAYVPIAVPLNALLDRIPGIRSVVISPESIQRRLGVIGDPLVQGLVLGIALGLLAGYNAQKTLQLGITMAAVMLLMPRMVRLLMEGLMPVSEAARQFMQRRFAHRMVYIGLDSAIAVGHPAAIATSLILVPIAIGLAVIIPGNHVLPFGDLATIPFMVAMVIPVVRGNVFRSVIIGSVVLAVGLLIATNVAPLHTEAAIASGFQMPEGATLISSICDGANPLTWVLLKLMQLVS
- a CDS encoding PTS glucitol/sorbitol transporter subunit IIB, which translates into the protein MRRYRTVIVRKGPGGWGGPLRITPSDERNVIASVTGGGIHPVAQQIAELTGADVVDAFNNPVPTDKMACVVIDCGGTARCGVYPRMGVLTVDVTPTFPSGPLMQYIREDNFVSGVTAECVELAEEAGVPTQTREPAPAPAMAAPTATHAAVAHPPAPVARPAGGSDNPLTRTGRAVGGVVGIFYQAGRETIEQVLRNIIPFMAFVSTLVGIIPASGLGNLIAAGIKPLAGTLPGLLLISLVCSLPFLSPVLGPGAVVAQVVGTLVGVEIGRGNIPPQLALPALFAINPQVGCDFVPVGLTLGEAKPETIEVGVPAVLISRLFTGPAAVVIAYLASFGLYR
- a CDS encoding PTS glucitol/sorbitol transporter subunit IIA, with product MTVFESRVLELGPEAEELIAAGFLILFGPSAPPELRQVAVIHEPRHHRAPLEPGQHLWVGPNRYTITAVGSMANQNLQNLGHVVIKFNGRTEPELPGDVCVETWPTPAVRPGMWIRVERVASIPATTEGGREGAEHQPAP